The window TCCTGGGCCAGCTTGTAACCGTCGGCGGATGTGTCGACGACGCCGCCTTCCAGATCTTCCTTCTTGGCGAAGGCGACGGAATGCACGAGCATGTCCAACCTGCCGCCGAATTCATCGCTGATCTCGCCAAAGGCGCGGTCGACCTCTTCGGGCTTCGTGGCGTCCATCATGACGCAGGGAAGCGGCGGATCGAATTCGTCGGCCAGGCCGCGAACACGCGGTTCGAGGCGGTCGTTCTGATAGGTTAGCGCCACGCGGGCGCCTTCGCGGATCAGCGCCTGGGCGATGCCCCAGGCGATCGAGTTCTTGTTTGCAACGCCCACGATCAGGGCGGTTCTTCCTTCGAGAATCATGAATTCATTGCTCTCCAGGGTCGAAGCTAAGCGGCGATTCGAATCGCGCGGATGGTGAAGGCCCGCGCGGAACGAGTGCAAGGGGTGACTTTTGCACTTCAGCCGCGGAAGTTCGGGAGAAGAGCAATAATGGAGCCACAGATGCCTTGGATGCACACAGATGGGGTCTACTGACGGTTAGTTGACTGCTTACTCAATTTAATCTTAATCTATTTCGTTTCAATGTTCTGCACGAACCAAGCAAGCGCTTCGCGTCTCCCGCGGCAGCATACCGCGATTTCAGGCTTCTCGACCGCTCGACAGCCTGCTCCGAAGAACGCGTCGGCGCCCCGATCTGTGTCCATCCAATCCATCTGTGGCTTGAATTCTACGTCGTGTACTCAGCGTTGATCTTCACGTAATCGTATGTCAGGTCACAGGTCCAGGCGGTGGCCTCGGCGGTGCCTGCACCGAGTTCTACGTCGATCAGGATCTCGTCTGAGGTCTTCAGATACTCCGCAATCGCCGGTCGATCATGCGGAGCGGGCTGGCCCTTGCGGAAGACAACAGCCTTGCCGAGCTTGATGACGACCTTGGCCGGCTCGAAGCGTCCGCCGCTGTAGCCTACGGCACAGGCGATTCTCCCCCAGTTCGGGTCGTGTCCGAAGATAGCGCACTTCAGCAAATTGGACGATGCCACGGCCATCGCGACTTTTCGCGCATCTTTGACATTGGTGGCCTTACGAGCGCGAACTGAAACCAGCTTGGTTGCGCCTTCGCCGTCGGCGGCGACGCTTCGGGCGAGCTCACTGCAAACGGCTGTGATCTTCTTCTGGAACTTCGCGAATTCGGGGTCAGAGACCTTCAGCGAGGCATTCCCCGCCGCCCCATTCGCCATCACGACGACCATGTCGCTGGTGGAAGTATCCCCATCGACCGTCAGGCAATTGAACGTCTCGTCGGCAGCCGTGGAGAGCGCCTTCTTCAGCGCAGGCTTTGCGACGGCGGCGTCGGTCATCACGTACACCAACATCGTCCCGAGGTTCGGGTGGATCATGCCGGAGCCCTTCGCGATGCCGAGGATGCGGATCGTTTTTCCTCCGATTCGGACCTTCGCGGTTGCGGTCTTCGATACTGTGTCGGTCGTCATCATGGCGCGACCGACATGGAGGATGCCCTCGGAGGTCAGTTCGGCATCGCCCAGCGCCGCCAGACCGGCGCGGATGCGATCGACCTTCGGCACCGTGCCGATCACACCGGTCGAGCCGACGAGCACTTCGGTTTCGCCGCAACCGGCGACTTCGGCTGCGGCTTGGGCTGTATCGCGAGCAGCCTTCTCCCCCGCCGATCCCGTGCAGGCGTTCGCCTGGCCAGCATGCACGACGAGCGCGCGGATGGCACCACGCGAGAGATGGTCGCGACAGACCTTGATGTTCTCGCCGGGGAACTTGTTGCGGGTAAAAAGAGCGGCCGCGACGCATGGGCGATCGGAAACGATCAGACCCAGGTCGTCGCGGCCGGAAGGCTTGAGACCGGCGGCGGTGGCACCGGCACGAAATCCAAGGGGAAAGTCTGTCAAGACACTCTCCGAGATTTGAACCGGCGTCGGCGCGCGATCACGTCATCAGACGGACCACTTCCGAATGCCGGTTTCGTTGGGATCGGTGGAGAACCAACGCTCCGTCACAACCTTGTTTTCCGTCCAGAACCGCAAGCCGTCCTGGCCGTGTCCGTGAAGGTCGCCGAAGAAGCTGTTCTTCCAACCACTGAAGCTGAAGTTCGCCATGGGCACTGGAATCGGAACGTTGATTCCAACCATGCCGACGGTGCACTCATTCATATAGCGCCGTGCGGCGCCACCCGAATTTGTGAAGATGGCCGTGCCGTTGCCGAACTCGTGGTTGTTCACCAATTCCAACGCTTCGTCGAGGTCCTTCACACGAAGGACAACGAGCACGGGGCCGAATATCTCTTCTTTGTAGATCGACATATTCGGCTTCACGTGATCGAACAGCGACGGGCACAAGAAGTGACCGTTCTCCGTTCCCTCGCCGACGGGCTGACGCTTGCGGCCGTCGACGACGAGCTTCGCGCCTTCTTCAACGCCCTTGTCGAGGTAAGAGGCCACGCGATTGCGATGCTCGGCCGTGATGAGCGGACCCATCTCGGATTCCTTTTTGCAGCCCGGGCCGACGCGCAGGTTTTCGGCTTCTTTCGCCAGCGCCTCAACAAGCGGATCCGCCACGTCGCCGACTGCGACGACTGCGCTAATCGCCATGCAACGTTCGCCGGCGCTGCCGTATGCTGCCGCCGTCAAGGCGTGCACCGTCTTGTCCAGATCGCAGTCCGGCATGATGACGCCGTGGTTCTTCGCGCCGGCCAGGGCCTGGACGCGCTTGCCGTGGGTGGAACCGTGCGAATAGACGTGCCGCGCGACTGGGGTCGAGCCAACGAAACTCACAGCCTTGATATCCGGGTGCTCCAGAATGCCATTCACACAGTCCTTTGCGCCGGTGACCAGGTTGAAAACGCCCTTCGGCATGCCGGCCTTCTCGATCAACTCCGTGACCAGGATCATCGTCAGCGGATCCTTCTCGGAGGGCTTCAAGACGAACGTGTTACCGGCCGTGATGGCGATCGGGAACATCCACATCGGCACCATGATCGGGAAGTTGAACGGCGTAATGCCCGCGACGACGCCGAGCGGGAAGCGAACGGACTTGCAGTCGATCGACGCCGACACGTCCATGATCGCTTCGCCCTTCATGTGATCGAGCATCCCGCAGGCCCACTCGACCTGGTCGATGCCGCGGCGAACTTCGCCCATGGCGTCGGGATAAGTCTTGCCGTGCTCGCGGCTAAGACCGGCGGCGATTTCTTCCTGCTTCTCCACCAGCAGCTGGCGGAGATTGAACATGACGTCGCAGCGCTTCTGCACCGGCGTGTCGCGCCATGCGGGGAATGCGGCCTTTGCGGCAGCCACGGCGCGATCCACATCGCCACGTCCACCGAGGGGCGTGCGCGCGATGACTTCGCCCGTCGCCGAATCGGTCACATTTTCAAATTCCTGGGCTTCCGAGTCCACCCACTCCCCATTGATGTAAATCTTCAGCGGCTCGAGGCCGGACGCTGCGGTTGGGGTCATTATGTGAATCCTCCTGAGAGTCCTTTCGCGACCCCGCCGGACGGCCACCCGCCCCGGGACGCGGCTTTCTTTCGACCAAACGTTCGACGCTACGGAAACAAGTGGCCGGAAAGCAACCTTGTTCTTTCAGGGTGCGAGGGGGCGGGATTCAGTTCGGCCACGGGACCGAGAAGATCTCGACGCGGTCCAGATACAGGGCGATGCCAGGGTCTATGCCTTCGGAGAAGGGATCGACCAAGAGGTCGAAAGACGTGAGCAGGCTCTGGCTAATACCAACGTTCGCGGGGAAATAGACGATGTAGTCCCGCGGGGCGTTCTCGACAGGGCTGAAGTCCGCGGACCCTGTCGAGGCAACGACGGTATAGCGGCTGGCGCGGAAGAACGATTCATTGAAACGAAGCCGGAATGTGGGTACCAGGTCCGCATTCGAAACGTTGGTGCTCACGGAGAAGATGCCGTAGTAGAGCCGGTTTGCCTCGATCGTCACGTTGTTGGCGGGATCGGTACTCGATCCCCAGAAGCCGAATTGGAAGCCATCGATGTTGGCGACTTGAATTCCTAATCTTCCATTGATGGTATCGTATGCGAAGAGCGGTTCGGCGTACGTGGGACTGAGGGACGCAGAAATCCACCCATCCTGGCCCTCGTCGAAGGTATAGACGTGTTCCAGGCGCGGATTGGAAAGTCCGAGATTTCCGGCCCCTTCGATCGTGGCGGTATCCAGGGCCAGCATCGCCGTCGAATTATCGCCGGGATCGAAGTTGAGCATGTCGAATTGGCACTGGAACTCCTGGCTGCTGAAGGGGGCCTGGAAGTGCATCACGTATTCGCGACCTTCGGGTGTCGGCGAGTAGGCGGCATCGGCATTAGAGTCGATGTGCAGGACGTCGGCAAACTGGCTGTTCGTGGCGGTGACGCGCACACGAAAGCTGGGAACCAGGGTTGGCGTGGGTTCATTCGTTCGAACGCGGTAGGTCAGCACAATGGTCGGCGGGCCGGTCGTCATATGGACGGGCAGCGCGATGATCTGAGGAGTGGACTGCACTCCCATCGGTGCCAGTGCCATGACGGGGGATTGCCAGATGCCAACGAGATTGCTGCTTCCCGTTCCGGTCATTTCCAGCGCGCCGTTGGTTCCGGTGCTTGTCGAGAAGATCGGTGAATCGAGCGGGGGGACAGTGAACGACTGCCAGCCTTCGGCGTCGTCCGAGAATTGGTACTCGTGATGAGCCTTTGCGAGTGAAGTCTTCGGAAGGAGGATCACGCGCACCCCAACGTCGCCGAAGCGGAGGTTGGAGAAGGCATCTTGCTTGGCCTCTCCCTCTGTCGGCCAGGATTGGGAAGTTCCCGCTTCCAATTCCTCATCGCCCGAGAACTTGTAGAGATGCGTGAGGTAGCAGGGATCAACCGTCGTTGTGCCGCAGGCAACTCTCTCATCCCAGTAGTGTGAAGACCACTCATCCAAGCTCGAATCCATGTCGCGCATCGTCAGGGCGTCGCGCTGAATGAAGACATAGTGCCTCCGGTTCCAATCTGGGAGGATGGCTTCGAATTCGCCCTGGCCAGTCGTCCTGAGATACTGCTCGAGCTGCTCGAGTTTATACTCGACTTCGGCTCGACTCATAGCAGCGGCTGACTCCCCCATTGATCCAGACACCGTTGAACCGGGAAGGGAGTTCCACTCTTCAGCGGTCATCTCCATCTTCGCGATGTAGTAGTCGCGATAAATCCCCCACTGCGCAGGACATGGTGGCGTTGGAACATACATGAAGTTCATGTGGACATTGCCCGGAAGATCTGCAACGAAGTCGACCGAAGCGGCTGTGCAGCGGGCCTGAACGCTGACGATGCAAACAACGGCGATAATCACAGGAGTAGCTGACCTGCCAATCATGATCCTATACCCTCCCAAGGGATCAAACGTGAGCACGGTTTATCGGAAAGAAGCATTCATGACAAAGGTCTCACAATTGCCCGCAATAGGCAACTGGACTCTTGCCAAGAGGCCCGCCAGAGATGGCAGAGCCTATGAACTGTGCCAAAAAAAAGGGGCCGCAAATGCAGCCCCGAATGCTCATATTGGATGTGCGTGCTGAGCCCCTATCTTCCCTCTCCCCGGGGCGAGGGAAGGGGATTCCGTTGTAGCGGAGGTGGAAGGTCAGGAGCCTTGTCTGGATCGGCGATATCCGATCCGACGTGGAAGACACCGTGGTGAAGCCGTCCCGTTATGGTTCCCGGTGACTTGAAGCAGAATGTGTTTTCGCATCCGACGCCAGTTACTCGACCAGATCATCGGGCACGGAGTAAATGTCGACTCTCTCCAGATACACAGAACCGCCCGGTTGCAAAGTCTCCACGCCCGGCTCGGCCAATAAGTCGAATGAACTGAGAAGGTACTGGCCCACTCCGATCCCGGGACTCAGGAAGACTGTGTAGAGGCGCGAATGCCCGGGAGTCGGACTGTTCTCTGCGGTTCCGGTCGATGCAACTGTTGTGAGCTGGCATGCCCGGAACAGCGATGTATTGAGACGCAGGCGGAATGTCGG of the bacterium genome contains:
- the argJ gene encoding bifunctional glutamate N-acetyltransferase/amino-acid acetyltransferase ArgJ, whose amino-acid sequence is MTDFPLGFRAGATAAGLKPSGRDDLGLIVSDRPCVAAALFTRNKFPGENIKVCRDHLSRGAIRALVVHAGQANACTGSAGEKAARDTAQAAAEVAGCGETEVLVGSTGVIGTVPKVDRIRAGLAALGDAELTSEGILHVGRAMMTTDTVSKTATAKVRIGGKTIRILGIAKGSGMIHPNLGTMLVYVMTDAAVAKPALKKALSTAADETFNCLTVDGDTSTSDMVVVMANGAAGNASLKVSDPEFAKFQKKITAVCSELARSVAADGEGATKLVSVRARKATNVKDARKVAMAVASSNLLKCAIFGHDPNWGRIACAVGYSGGRFEPAKVVIKLGKAVVFRKGQPAPHDRPAIAEYLKTSDEILIDVELGAGTAEATAWTCDLTYDYVKINAEYTT
- a CDS encoding CoA-acylating methylmalonate-semialdehyde dehydrogenase, with protein sequence MTPTAASGLEPLKIYINGEWVDSEAQEFENVTDSATGEVIARTPLGGRGDVDRAVAAAKAAFPAWRDTPVQKRCDVMFNLRQLLVEKQEEIAAGLSREHGKTYPDAMGEVRRGIDQVEWACGMLDHMKGEAIMDVSASIDCKSVRFPLGVVAGITPFNFPIMVPMWMFPIAITAGNTFVLKPSEKDPLTMILVTELIEKAGMPKGVFNLVTGAKDCVNGILEHPDIKAVSFVGSTPVARHVYSHGSTHGKRVQALAGAKNHGVIMPDCDLDKTVHALTAAAYGSAGERCMAISAVVAVGDVADPLVEALAKEAENLRVGPGCKKESEMGPLITAEHRNRVASYLDKGVEEGAKLVVDGRKRQPVGEGTENGHFLCPSLFDHVKPNMSIYKEEIFGPVLVVLRVKDLDEALELVNNHEFGNGTAIFTNSGGAARRYMNECTVGMVGINVPIPVPMANFSFSGWKNSFFGDLHGHGQDGLRFWTENKVVTERWFSTDPNETGIRKWSV